A genomic region of Paenibacillus sp. PL2-23 contains the following coding sequences:
- a CDS encoding AraC family transcriptional regulator — protein MSRQPLFRFNTLSGNIALCTFTILLFVAGCGWILLSMMQSQVQQQTMDSRYAEAKQTAEQFDRHIEQLRTMLYRLYDEPSIREFGQQSVRPGDDAYNSAAGTYRISDELRPYAYDSQLHLEGIIAHYVEREIAVDQNGADIYSDFFQRAYASSSYPASFWPTHHAREPLTSLLPAAAFHNTLWPNHAKMLLPLTFRLPDDSYQLIALWNVERSMAAYRSETDNADWSWYMEDEEGRPLYESSEEWSELRELHLTEHQPYTLHHDQLLVRVEGDFGMTYYAYAPFHSGAAELQAWRERAAIVFAAVILLASASSYWFGRRLKRPVEQLAQIARQRVATVDRFNGIHELMGIDRDVRSLLSERQAAHEQLERQRSALTSLGYIGLLKNIAGLAQLWEEWQLEEGTYDIVLYDIRLRQDPLPDEAVERPEQAARMLQQLIEKTVSSCFPDAHTFPMERQQVLSVIRNGDRARLTAMLQQLKTSLDQKTHYGYVTIAVSSQFQHASQCHYAYEQVQAIARQAMLLEETQIMTQLRSLPEQPELSRDDIQLLKSHLQSGQDAEAIHMLESALNRMQTDGASASQIRVFTEQVTTMISTHLDAMRGNPDSGALWTYRSLRRKLTSACSLREYKEWLIQFVHLASSLFAQADAEPQDPTVIRLLDILETKYDEDLSLDYVAAELNMSPTYLSTYMKEKTGVNFAEHLSGIRMAKATELLTDTSLNINEIGRMVGYSNTTSFNRAFKKWHGIAPGEYRKRNESMVQTG, from the coding sequence ATGAGCCGACAACCACTCTTCCGATTCAACACCCTCTCCGGTAACATCGCGTTGTGCACATTCACCATACTTCTATTCGTCGCTGGCTGCGGCTGGATTCTGCTGTCAATGATGCAGAGCCAGGTGCAGCAACAAACCATGGATTCCCGTTACGCGGAAGCGAAGCAGACAGCCGAGCAGTTCGATCGGCATATCGAGCAGCTCCGCACCATGCTCTATCGCTTGTACGACGAGCCCAGCATTCGCGAATTCGGACAACAGTCAGTCCGGCCTGGGGACGACGCCTATAATTCTGCCGCAGGCACCTATCGGATATCGGATGAGCTTCGTCCATACGCATATGATTCACAGCTTCATCTGGAGGGCATCATCGCCCATTATGTCGAGCGGGAGATTGCGGTTGACCAGAATGGCGCCGACATCTACAGCGATTTCTTCCAGCGCGCATATGCCAGCTCCTCCTACCCCGCTTCCTTCTGGCCGACTCACCATGCAAGGGAGCCATTAACCTCCCTTCTGCCCGCAGCGGCGTTCCATAACACCCTGTGGCCGAACCATGCCAAGATGCTGCTTCCTCTTACGTTCAGACTGCCGGATGATTCCTATCAGCTCATTGCCCTATGGAATGTGGAGCGTTCCATGGCAGCGTATCGGAGTGAAACCGACAATGCGGACTGGTCCTGGTATATGGAGGATGAGGAGGGCAGGCCGTTGTATGAGTCGAGTGAGGAATGGAGCGAGCTGAGAGAGCTCCATCTCACCGAGCATCAGCCCTATACCCTGCATCATGATCAGCTGCTCGTGCGTGTGGAGGGAGATTTCGGCATGACCTACTACGCCTATGCGCCATTCCATTCCGGCGCTGCGGAGCTTCAAGCTTGGCGCGAGAGAGCAGCGATTGTATTTGCGGCTGTCATTCTGCTTGCTTCCGCATCCTCTTACTGGTTCGGCAGACGGCTGAAGCGGCCTGTGGAGCAGCTGGCTCAGATCGCACGACAGCGGGTCGCTACGGTGGACCGCTTCAACGGCATTCACGAATTGATGGGGATTGATCGCGATGTCAGAAGCCTTCTGAGCGAACGGCAAGCTGCTCATGAGCAACTGGAGCGGCAGCGCAGCGCCTTGACCAGCCTAGGCTACATAGGACTCCTCAAAAACATTGCCGGACTGGCTCAGCTCTGGGAGGAGTGGCAGCTTGAAGAGGGCACCTACGACATTGTCCTGTATGATATTCGTCTTCGCCAGGATCCGCTTCCCGATGAAGCGGTCGAACGTCCCGAGCAGGCTGCTCGAATGCTTCAGCAGCTCATAGAGAAGACCGTCTCCTCCTGCTTCCCGGATGCACACACCTTCCCTATGGAGCGGCAGCAGGTGCTGAGCGTCATACGGAATGGCGACCGAGCCAGGCTGACTGCCATGCTGCAGCAGCTAAAAACGTCGCTGGACCAGAAAACGCACTACGGCTACGTAACCATTGCGGTCAGCTCGCAATTCCAGCACGCCTCGCAGTGCCATTATGCTTATGAGCAGGTGCAGGCTATAGCCCGGCAAGCTATGCTGCTGGAGGAGACGCAAATCATGACGCAGCTCCGAAGCCTTCCGGAGCAGCCTGAGCTCTCTCGCGACGACATACAGCTGCTCAAGTCCCATCTGCAATCGGGCCAGGACGCGGAAGCCATTCATATGCTGGAGTCTGCGTTGAACCGCATGCAGACGGACGGCGCTTCTGCCAGCCAGATTCGTGTATTCACGGAGCAGGTTACGACGATGATCTCCACTCACCTTGACGCCATGCGCGGGAATCCGGATTCCGGGGCGTTATGGACCTACCGTTCCCTGCGCCGCAAGCTAACGTCCGCTTGCTCGCTCCGGGAGTACAAGGAGTGGCTGATCCAATTTGTCCACCTGGCCAGCTCGCTGTTCGCCCAGGCTGACGCCGAGCCGCAGGACCCCACAGTTATTCGTCTACTAGATATACTGGAGACCAAATACGACGAGGATCTGTCTCTCGATTATGTAGCCGCCGAGCTGAATATGTCGCCCACCTATCTCTCGACCTATATGAAGGAGAAGACGGGCGTTAACTTTGCTGAGCATCTAAGCGGCATTCGGATGGCCAAGGCGACGGAGCTGCTGACCGATACCTCGCTGAACATTAACGAGATTGGCCGCATGGTGGGCTATTCGAACACCACCTCCTTCAACCGCGCCTTCAAAAAATGGCACGGCATCGCTCCCGGCGAATACCGCAAGCGGAACGAGTCCATGGTGCAGACGGGATAA